The proteins below come from a single Chrysoperla carnea chromosome 1, inChrCarn1.1, whole genome shotgun sequence genomic window:
- the LOC123291682 gene encoding insulin-like growth factor-binding protein complex acid labile subunit, with the protein LGSIVYESFNGLRFLRSLDLTNQNLKAIPFKAFKGLDNLSVLLLSNNGLKSIENGSFIGLNNLDILDLSNNSLEFIPSGSFLDLSDLNNLNLANNSLRKLESGSFYYLSRLNKLNLINNDINSIEKESFIGLNNLNTLDLSHNSLELIQKGSFIGINKYISLLDLSNNYLDFIPSESFSGLNSLLHLNLVNNSLQKLVPKSFYGLSELLELNLSNQNLTEIPIGTFKGLDRLQNLILSNNPLKLLEYGSFSFLKELSTLDLSNNNLNFIPCESFKDLNSLRSLLLTNNCLQKLELNSFYGLNKLTRLNLANQNLSHIPLGSFKGFDRLNTLSLSNNSLKEIKNRNFYDLNYLNTLDLSNNFLHFIPNGSFEGLSSLIDLLLTNNSLITLESGSFNGLFNLAKLDLTNNSLITLESGSFNGLFNLAKLDLTNNFLHFIPIGTFDTLNNLVTLKLSNNNLNSFNFGSFDGLDHLQNLDLSYNLLDKIQSNKFLKLTNLKVLNVSYNAINSMESEIFTNLNLLNMLIFDGNQIYEKSIITKVTCITNTCSGRTISLGENRQRCWDLAVDVIAAKAKLIKLISIKNTTALPNVFGIDCKE; encoded by the coding sequence cttgGGTCAATCGTCTATGAAAGTTTTAATGGTTTAAGATTTTTGAGAAGTTTAGatttaacaaatcaaaatttaaaagctaTACCTTTCAAAGCATTTAAAGGATTAGATAATTTAAGTGTATTATTATTGTCCAATAATGGtttgaaatcaattgaaaatgGAAGTTTTATAGGACTAAATAATTTGGACATATTAGATTTATCAAACAACTCTTTAGAATTTATACCAAGTGGATCGTTTTTGGACCTGagtgatttaaacaatttaaatttagctAATAACTCATTACGAAAGTTAGAATCAGGAAGTTTTTATTACTTAAgtagattaaataaattaaatttaataaataatgatataaactctattgaaaaagaaagttttatagGCCTAAATAATTTGAACACATTAGATTTATCGCACAACTCTTTGGAATTAATTCAAAAAGGCAGTTTTATtggcataaataaatatatttcattattagaCTTGTCAAATAACTATTTAGATTTTATACCAAGTGAATCATTTTCAGGCTTGAACAGTTTActacatttaaatttggttaataATTCTTTGCAAAAGTTAGTACCCAAAAGTTTTTACGGTTTAAGTGAATtgcttgaattaaatttatcaaaccaAAATTTAACTGAAATACCAATAGGAACATTTAAAGGATTAGATAGATTACAAAAcctaatattatcaaataaccctttaaaattacttgaatatggaagttttagttttttaaaagaattgtcTACTTTAGATTTAtcgaataataatttgaattttataccatgtgaaTCATTTAAGGATTTAAATTCATTAAGAAGTTTACTATTAACtaataattgtttacaaaaattagaaCTCAATAGTTTTTatggtttaaataaattgaCCAGATTAAATTTAGCAAACCAAAATTTAAGTCATATTCCATTGGGATCATTTAAGGGATTTGATAGATTAAATACGCTTTCATTATCGAACAAcagtttaaaagaaataaaaaatagaaatttttatgatttaaattatcTGAATACATTggatttatcaaataattttttacattttataccaAATGGATCATTTGAAGGTTTGAGCAGTTTAatagatttattattaacaaataattcattaatcaCATTAGAATCTGGAAGTTTTAATGGCTTATTTAATTTGGCCAAATTagatttaacaaataattcattaatcaCATTAGAATCTGGAAGTTTTAATGGCTTATTTAATTTGGCCAAATTagatttaacaaataattttttacattttataccaATTGGAACATTCGATACCTTAAACAATTTAGTAACgttaaaattgtcaaataataatttaaactcaTTTAATTTTGGTAGTTTTGATGGTCTAGaccatttacaaaatttagatttatcGTATAATCTCTTAGACAAAATTCaaagcaataaatttttgaaattaacaaatttaaaagttttaaatgtatCGTATAATGCTATTAATTCCATGGAATCggaaatttttactaatttaaatttgttaaatatgttaatttttgatGGTAaccaaatatatgaaaaaagtaTTATCACAAAAGTTACATGTATCACAAATACTTGTAGTGGTCGAACAATCAGCTTAGGAGAAAATAGACAAAGATGTTGGGATTTGGCAGTTGATGTGATTGCTGCAAAAGCAaaacttataaaacttataagtattaaaaatactaCAGCACTACCAAATGTTTTTGGGATAGATTGtaaagagtaa